Proteins from one Candidatus Omnitrophota bacterium genomic window:
- the sat gene encoding sulfate adenylyltransferase, with product MNKKPLSSKNSFLVKLKVSQEILMDAEQIAIGGYAPVDGFMGKADFESVLNNMRLVKGDVWTLPIVLDISKKEAASIKIGDEILLGDGQDQENFLFSVEDIYEHDKSLYCDKVYGTKDVAHSGVAKVLKMGEVLVGGRVISVLNNFDFDMRKFTMTPKETKAQFEKNNWKTVVAFHTRNVVHRAHEYLQRCAMEYADGILIHPAVGFTKPGDFKKELIIKGYQSLIDNYYPKNKALLSALGIGMKFAGPREAVFHALVRKNYGCTHIIIGRDHAGVGGYYEKYAGHKIFSSLPSLGITPLLFKGPFYCNKCEAMATESTCSHDESYRSEVSGTLARKFIKEKKKLPKWLMRPEIANLLEDLGESVFS from the coding sequence ATGAATAAAAAGCCGCTTTCCTCAAAAAATAGTTTCTTAGTTAAACTGAAAGTCAGCCAAGAAATCCTTATGGATGCCGAGCAAATAGCTATAGGTGGGTACGCTCCAGTTGATGGTTTTATGGGAAAGGCTGACTTTGAATCAGTTTTGAATAATATGCGCCTTGTAAAAGGTGATGTTTGGACTTTGCCAATAGTGTTAGATATAAGTAAAAAAGAAGCAGCATCAATTAAAATCGGGGATGAAATATTGCTTGGTGACGGCCAGGATCAGGAAAATTTTCTTTTTTCTGTGGAAGATATTTATGAACATGATAAATCTTTGTATTGCGATAAGGTTTATGGTACTAAAGATGTAGCTCATTCAGGAGTAGCAAAGGTGCTTAAGATGGGAGAGGTCCTTGTAGGGGGCCGGGTTATATCGGTTTTAAATAATTTTGATTTTGATATGCGTAAATTCACCATGACCCCGAAAGAGACAAAAGCCCAGTTTGAAAAAAATAATTGGAAAACGGTTGTTGCTTTTCATACCCGGAATGTGGTGCACAGAGCCCATGAGTATCTTCAGCGCTGTGCTATGGAATATGCCGATGGAATTTTGATCCATCCTGCGGTTGGCTTTACAAAACCCGGTGATTTCAAGAAAGAGCTTATAATAAAGGGCTATCAAAGTTTAATTGATAACTATTATCCAAAAAATAAAGCTCTTCTCTCGGCTTTGGGCATAGGCATGAAATTTGCCGGGCCAAGAGAAGCTGTATTTCATGCCTTGGTGCGGAAAAATTATGGTTGTACACATATAATTATTGGTAGAGATCATGCTGGCGTAGGCGGATACTATGAGAAGTATGCCGGACATAAGATATTTTCTAGTTTGCCATCTTTGGGCATAACCCCTTTATTATTTAAGGGACCGTTTTATTGCAATAAATGTGAAGCTATGGCTACCGAAAGCACCTGCTCGCATGATGAGTCTTATAGGTCAGAAGTCAGCGGAACATTAGCTCGTAAATTCATAAAGGAAAAGAAAAAGCTCCCTAAGTGGCTGATGCGTCCTGAAATCGCAAACTTGCTTGAAGACCTCGGTGAAAGCGTTTTTTCTTAA
- a CDS encoding glycosyltransferase family 2 protein codes for MSDISVVIVTENAQDTIKDCLDSASWADEIVVADAESSDQTIEIVTKYTDRIVKIDPQLNSGQRWNQAIAAASKNWIFLLESDKRIPLALRLELEKRVKENKLKDADGYLINTRNYFLNHWVKTAGFYPDRKLYIFRKGMAKFQERQRGCIVFEGKIDNLNGYIEHYVYRSLEQCFSKVNKESDNLAEEFFGQGLIFKKRFVITKPLRTFKKQYFRHRGSKQGMAGLLISLVAAFECFFVYIKVWAIRR; via the coding sequence ATGTCGGATATATCCGTAGTTATCGTTACCGAGAATGCTCAAGACACTATCAAAGACTGTCTTGATTCAGCAAGCTGGGCTGATGAAATTGTTGTTGCAGATGCTGAAAGCAGTGACCAAACAATTGAGATTGTTACTAAATATACAGATAGAATAGTCAAGATCGACCCACAGCTTAATTCTGGACAGCGGTGGAATCAAGCTATAGCCGCAGCAAGTAAAAATTGGATATTTTTGCTTGAATCCGACAAAAGAATACCGTTGGCTCTAAGGCTTGAATTAGAAAAGAGAGTTAAAGAAAATAAGTTAAAGGATGCAGATGGGTATTTAATTAATACAAGAAATTATTTTTTGAACCATTGGGTTAAGACGGCCGGTTTTTATCCCGATCGTAAATTATATATTTTTAGAAAAGGTATGGCTAAATTCCAAGAGCGACAACGTGGCTGTATTGTTTTTGAAGGCAAGATTGATAATCTAAACGGGTATATTGAACATTACGTTTATAGATCTTTAGAACAGTGTTTTTCTAAAGTAAATAAAGAGTCAGATAATTTGGCAGAAGAATTTTTTGGCCAGGGGTTAATTTTTAAAAAGCGGTTTGTAATCACAAAACCCTTGAGAACATTTAAAAAACAATACTTTCGTCATCGGGGCTCAAAGCAAGGGATGGCAGGGTTGTTGATTTCTCTTGTCGCTGCTTTTGAATGTTTTTTTGTCTATATAAAGGTGTGGGCAATTAGGAGATAG
- a CDS encoding glycosyltransferase family 2 protein — translation MKTRLSFSAVIITKNAEAKIRNCLESIKWADQVVVVDGFSTDSTVDICKEYGAKIVQRKFEGFDKERNAGIEHASGDWILQLDADEVVSEDMRKAVKEVLSGDEKYNAYKFRRQNFFLGKAMRYGGWYHYSAHFLRKGKAHYEGSIHETLVVDGPIGKLEAAVEHYPFDNISDFIRRQNRYTNLQSQRMLDDLGIKDDKFIKKNLLKRMRKVFWKTYIKKKGFKEGMHGLVFSILFVWVEFIKWAKYWELVSKK, via the coding sequence GTGAAAACAAGGTTGAGTTTTTCAGCGGTTATAATCACTAAGAATGCAGAGGCTAAGATAAGAAATTGCCTCGAGAGTATAAAATGGGCAGATCAGGTGGTAGTGGTTGATGGATTCTCGACCGATTCGACGGTCGATATTTGTAAAGAGTATGGCGCTAAGATCGTTCAAAGAAAATTCGAAGGTTTTGATAAAGAAAGAAACGCCGGCATTGAACATGCTTCTGGAGATTGGATTCTTCAGTTAGACGCTGATGAGGTAGTGAGCGAAGATATGCGCAAGGCTGTAAAGGAAGTGCTTAGTGGTGATGAAAAATATAATGCCTATAAATTTCGCAGGCAGAATTTCTTTTTAGGTAAAGCCATGCGGTATGGAGGATGGTACCACTACTCTGCTCATTTTTTAAGGAAAGGCAAGGCTCATTATGAAGGCAGCATTCATGAAACTCTTGTTGTTGATGGTCCGATTGGTAAGTTGGAGGCAGCAGTAGAGCATTATCCTTTTGACAATATATCGGATTTCATCAGGCGTCAAAACAGATACACTAACCTTCAGTCACAAAGGATGCTCGATGATTTAGGCATTAAAGATGATAAATTTATAAAAAAGAATCTTTTAAAACGAATGCGTAAGGTATTTTGGAAGACTTACATAAAGAAAAAAGGGTTCAAGGAAGGAATGCATGGTTTAGTATTCAGTATTCTTTTTGTTTGGGTGGAATTTATTAAATGGGCAAAGTATTGGGAACTAGTCAGTAAAAAGTGA
- a CDS encoding glycosyltransferase family 9 protein, translating to MKKVLFIRSDRLGEFLLSLPAIKLFKLNYPQSDVYLLAQKTNIELTKDVDFIDYFLEYKENSFSGFKGVFRLAACLRKEKIDCLVAMNPKKEFHLAAKLAGIPLRVGYDRKWGWCLNKKIKDKKYLEEKHEVEYNIELVRLICGDLPALEVDLKVDGQESLDFLKEDLDISSSYLIVHPFTSNPLKKVYFEFWRSLIRRLKEKGFENIVLIGATSEKEEAKELAAELGIIDLVGTMSLRNLAAFMKYNCSAFVGLDSGPMHLASLFKIPVVSLFTTSNPKRWGPWKTKSLVFELKPKEDFSNQVTEAVNFILKQ from the coding sequence GTGAAAAAAGTTTTATTCATTCGTTCAGACAGATTGGGAGAGTTTTTATTGAGCCTCCCAGCAATTAAACTTTTCAAACTTAATTATCCTCAAAGTGATGTTTACCTTTTGGCTCAAAAAACTAATATTGAGCTAACCAAGGATGTCGACTTCATCGATTATTTTTTAGAATATAAAGAAAATAGCTTTTCTGGCTTTAAAGGAGTTTTTCGTTTAGCAGCCTGCTTAAGAAAAGAAAAAATAGACTGTTTAGTGGCTATGAACCCTAAAAAGGAGTTTCATCTAGCTGCTAAGCTAGCCGGTATACCTTTACGGGTTGGCTATGATCGAAAGTGGGGCTGGTGTTTAAATAAAAAAATTAAAGATAAAAAGTATTTGGAAGAGAAACACGAGGTTGAATATAATATAGAATTAGTAAGGTTGATTTGTGGGGATTTGCCAGCGCTCGAAGTTGATCTTAAGGTCGACGGGCAAGAGTCACTAGATTTTTTAAAAGAAGATTTAGATATCTCAAGTTCTTATTTAATAGTTCATCCATTTACTTCTAATCCCTTAAAGAAGGTTTATTTTGAGTTCTGGCGAAGCTTAATAAGACGGTTAAAAGAAAAAGGCTTTGAAAATATTGTACTTATTGGCGCAACCAGCGAAAAAGAAGAGGCTAAGGAATTAGCAGCTGAGCTGGGAATTATTGACTTAGTTGGAACTATGAGCTTGCGTAATCTAGCTGCTTTTATGAAATATAACTGCTCAGCCTTTGTTGGGTTAGATTCGGGGCCAATGCATTTAGCCAGTTTATTCAAAATTCCGGTGGTAAGCTTATTTACCACTTCAAATCCTAAACGTTGGGGTCCCTGGAAAACCAAGTCTTTGGTTTTTGAGCTAAAACCAAAAGAGGATTTTTCTAATCAAGTTACTGAGGCAGTAAATTTTATCCTTAAACAATAA
- the xseA gene encoding exodeoxyribonuclease VII large subunit, whose translation MDSLFNIPKVYTVLELNNTVRSAIKDKFPEQVWVCGEIQGLRPDRGKRHTYFELVQKGSEVEGIVAKVKVALFAGRKPVIDRRIQETKGAFELKNDIEVKFLCEVSLHAPTGQYSIVIVDIDTVYTLGKVAQNRLKIIEELKQKGAFEKNKLHQLPLLPLKVGLITAYDSAAYHDFTNELSLSGFAFKVLAINCHMQGALVEADLLKGLDFFNKLSPSELDVVIVTRGGGSVADLSYFDNKKIAEAIADLNFPVISAIGHQINTTITDMVAHTFCKTPTKAAQVLVEKMQELSQKLDNLEKDILTKGESLVESAKSQLQNVAISIDSIVSRYFVVHREDILEKMHSIAAILRVSLAQQNEFLKSTVLTLKTALPNVFRSLFEQLSHLEEKVSILDPKQVLRRGYSLTYKNGQIFKSIKDVEVGDRVTTVLYDGKIDSEVKKKEKTNE comes from the coding sequence ATGGATAGTTTATTCAATATCCCTAAAGTCTACACAGTTTTAGAACTTAATAATACTGTTCGTTCGGCTATTAAAGATAAGTTTCCTGAACAGGTTTGGGTTTGTGGTGAAATTCAAGGATTGCGTCCTGATCGCGGCAAAAGACACACTTACTTTGAATTAGTTCAAAAGGGTTCTGAAGTTGAAGGAATTGTAGCTAAAGTTAAGGTTGCTCTTTTTGCCGGGCGTAAACCAGTGATTGATCGGAGAATTCAAGAAACCAAAGGAGCTTTTGAACTCAAGAACGATATTGAGGTAAAGTTTTTATGTGAAGTTAGTCTACATGCTCCGACTGGTCAATATAGCATTGTAATTGTTGACATTGATACGGTTTATACTTTAGGTAAGGTTGCCCAGAATAGATTAAAAATAATTGAAGAGTTAAAGCAAAAGGGGGCTTTTGAGAAGAATAAGCTACACCAATTGCCGCTTTTGCCTTTGAAGGTCGGCTTGATCACTGCTTATGATTCAGCTGCTTATCATGATTTTACCAATGAATTAAGCTTAAGCGGCTTTGCTTTTAAGGTTTTAGCTATTAACTGTCATATGCAGGGCGCCTTAGTCGAGGCTGATTTGCTCAAAGGGTTAGATTTCTTTAACAAATTGAGCCCTAGTGAGTTAGACGTTGTTATTGTTACCCGAGGTGGTGGCTCAGTAGCTGATTTGAGCTATTTTGATAATAAAAAGATTGCTGAGGCCATAGCTGATTTAAATTTTCCGGTTATTTCGGCTATCGGGCATCAGATAAACACTACGATTACTGATATGGTTGCTCATACTTTTTGTAAAACTCCGACTAAGGCTGCTCAGGTTTTAGTTGAAAAGATGCAGGAGCTTTCACAAAAGCTGGATAATTTAGAAAAGGATATCTTAACTAAAGGAGAAAGTTTAGTTGAAAGCGCTAAGAGTCAGCTTCAAAACGTAGCCATTAGTATTGACTCGATTGTTTCGCGTTATTTTGTGGTTCATCGTGAAGATATTTTAGAAAAGATGCATTCGATAGCAGCAATTTTAAGAGTTAGTTTAGCTCAGCAAAATGAATTTTTAAAGAGTACTGTTTTGACTCTTAAGACAGCCTTGCCCAATGTTTTTAGAAGTCTTTTTGAGCAGTTGAGCCATTTAGAAGAGAAGGTGAGCATATTAGATCCGAAACAGGTCTTGCGGCGCGGTTATTCCTTAACTTATAAGAATGGGCAGATATTTAAGTCAATTAAAGATGTTGAGGTTGGTGATCGGGTTACTACAGTTCTTTATGATGGTAAAATAGATTCTGAAGTTAAGAAAAAGGAGAAAACAAATGAGTAA
- the xseB gene encoding exodeoxyribonuclease VII small subunit, whose amino-acid sequence MSKKPTKYREAIVELQAILNGLESEQIDVDEVSQKVKRAVELIKLCRERIESTELEVRKIVKEFEKDPAK is encoded by the coding sequence ATGAGTAAAAAACCCACCAAGTATCGCGAAGCCATAGTTGAGCTACAGGCTATCCTTAATGGTCTTGAATCTGAGCAGATCGATGTCGATGAAGTTTCACAAAAGGTAAAGCGAGCAGTTGAGCTGATTAAGCTATGCCGGGAAAGAATTGAAAGTACTGAATTAGAGGTTAGAAAGATAGTAAAAGAGTTCGAAAAGGATCCGGCGAAGTAG
- the rpsO gene encoding 30S ribosomal protein S15 — translation MIEKSKKKKLIEKFKVHVEDTGSATVQIALLSERINYLTDHLKKHKKDFHSRRGLLTLVGRRRRLLSYLAIKEPQSYAEVTKELKLK, via the coding sequence ATGATTGAAAAGAGCAAAAAGAAGAAATTAATTGAGAAATTTAAGGTGCATGTTGAGGATACTGGTTCAGCAACGGTCCAGATAGCTCTGCTAAGTGAGAGGATAAATTATCTTACCGATCACCTTAAAAAGCACAAGAAAGATTTTCATTCCCGCCGTGGCCTGTTAACTCTTGTTGGAAGACGTCGTCGCCTCTTGAGTTATCTCGCTATAAAAGAACCTCAAAGCTATGCTGAGGTCACGAAGGAGCTTAAACTTAAATAA
- a CDS encoding polyribonucleotide nucleotidyltransferase translates to MTASVSTSKLGKSTLSFSTGQWAKQAHGSVCASLGDTLVLTTACMSKEPSPGRGFFPLTVEYQERTYAMGKIPGGFFKKEGRSKDDEILTARLIDRPLRPLFPKGLTNEVQLINMVLSSDGVNDPDILAVNAASCALVISDIPFDNPVGAVRVSRLENKLIINPSYEQRTSSDMDLVVVGTDSKIVMLEGGLKEVAEKDVLEAINFAHPFIKEIITLQKDLAKKVGKKKRQPELSKINEDLLKQVKVKASAKLEKIYAVVDRDQKHLQSEEVLSFLVEELITEDSEITETDIKNALEVVEEDILREKILKEGKRPDGRSITDIRNIECKVGVLPRTHGSATFTRGQTQSLAVVTLGTSSDEQLIETLEGKDYKNFIFHYSFPPFSVGEVKFMRGPSRREVGHGALAEKSLTPLIPSKEDFPYTIRLVSEILESNGSSSMASACAASLSLMDAGVPIEELVSGIAIGMVTKGEEYKILTDIAGAEDHYGDMDFKVAGTKNGITAIQLDTKIDGLNFKMIEDTLARAKEARAKILEHMVKAISAPRESLSEYAPKIKSFDINPEKIGAIIGPGGKIIKRIQRENNVTVDISDETGTVSVAAQTTAELEKAVRQIENLVKEVEVGEIYEATVERIVSFGAFCEIAPGKSGLVHVSELADGFVKDVNEFLKLGDVVTTKVIGIDPQGKIRLSIKQAKPENS, encoded by the coding sequence ATGACCGCTTCAGTATCTACTTCCAAATTAGGAAAGAGTACACTTAGTTTTTCTACCGGACAGTGGGCCAAACAAGCTCATGGAAGCGTTTGTGCTTCTTTGGGTGATACTTTAGTTTTAACCACGGCCTGTATGTCTAAGGAGCCTTCTCCGGGAAGAGGTTTTTTCCCGCTTACCGTTGAATATCAAGAAAGAACCTATGCAATGGGAAAGATACCGGGAGGTTTTTTCAAGAAAGAGGGAAGGTCCAAGGATGATGAAATCTTAACTGCCCGTCTTATTGATCGACCCTTAAGGCCACTTTTTCCTAAAGGATTAACTAATGAAGTTCAGTTAATCAACATGGTTTTATCTAGTGACGGAGTAAATGATCCGGATATCTTGGCGGTTAATGCAGCAAGTTGCGCCTTAGTTATTTCTGATATTCCTTTTGATAATCCAGTTGGCGCAGTGAGAGTTTCAAGATTAGAGAATAAGTTAATAATTAACCCTAGCTATGAACAGAGGACATCTTCGGATATGGACTTAGTAGTAGTGGGGACTGATTCAAAGATTGTGATGCTTGAGGGAGGTCTAAAAGAGGTTGCTGAAAAAGATGTTTTAGAAGCAATTAATTTTGCCCATCCATTTATAAAAGAAATCATTACTTTACAGAAGGATTTAGCTAAAAAGGTTGGTAAAAAGAAACGTCAGCCGGAATTATCCAAGATAAATGAGGATTTACTTAAGCAGGTTAAGGTTAAGGCTAGTGCCAAGCTTGAGAAAATTTACGCCGTTGTTGATCGCGACCAAAAACATCTTCAGTCAGAGGAAGTTCTTTCTTTTTTGGTTGAAGAGTTAATAACTGAAGATTCTGAAATAACCGAAACAGACATAAAGAATGCATTGGAAGTTGTTGAAGAAGATATTTTACGTGAAAAGATCCTTAAAGAAGGTAAGCGACCGGATGGTCGGTCGATAACTGATATTCGTAATATTGAATGTAAGGTCGGGGTTTTGCCAAGAACTCATGGTTCAGCAACCTTTACCCGCGGTCAGACTCAATCCTTAGCTGTGGTTACTTTGGGTACCAGTTCTGATGAGCAGCTGATTGAGACTTTAGAAGGAAAAGATTATAAGAATTTTATTTTTCATTATAGTTTCCCGCCTTTTAGTGTTGGTGAAGTTAAATTTATGCGTGGCCCCTCAAGAAGAGAAGTTGGCCATGGTGCCTTAGCTGAGAAATCACTAACACCGTTAATTCCTTCCAAGGAAGATTTTCCTTACACGATAAGGCTAGTTTCAGAAATTCTAGAATCAAATGGTTCTTCAAGCATGGCTTCAGCTTGTGCAGCTTCGCTTTCATTGATGGATGCTGGAGTTCCGATAGAGGAGCTAGTTTCCGGAATTGCTATTGGTATGGTCACTAAGGGTGAGGAATATAAAATTCTTACTGATATTGCTGGAGCCGAAGATCATTATGGTGATATGGATTTTAAGGTGGCCGGGACTAAAAATGGTATTACGGCAATTCAACTTGATACAAAAATTGATGGATTAAATTTTAAGATGATTGAAGATACTCTTGCTCGGGCCAAAGAAGCCCGGGCTAAAATATTAGAGCATATGGTTAAAGCTATATCAGCACCTCGGGAATCTCTTTCTGAATATGCACCGAAGATAAAGTCATTTGATATAAATCCTGAGAAAATTGGTGCGATTATCGGGCCCGGTGGAAAGATTATTAAAAGAATTCAGCGTGAAAATAATGTTACTGTTGATATTTCTGATGAGACCGGTACAGTTTCAGTTGCTGCTCAGACTACAGCAGAATTAGAAAAAGCAGTTAGGCAAATCGAAAACCTAGTCAAAGAAGTAGAGGTTGGCGAAATCTATGAGGCTACCGTCGAGCGTATTGTTAGCTTTGGTGCCTTTTGTGAAATTGCCCCGGGTAAGTCTGGATTAGTACACGTTTCAGAGCTAGCCGATGGATTTGTCAAAGACGTAAACGAATTTTTGAAACTGGGTGACGTAGTAACCACAAAAGTAATCGGAATAGACCCTCAGGGCAAAATTCGCCTGAGTATTAAACAAGCAAAGCCAGAAAACTCATAA
- a CDS encoding DNA translocase FtsK, whose translation MKHLSSFLKSVTLFLASILILFSLISYNPVDISFLTAPKAAAITNLIGIGGAYLAFLLFFLIGYTAYFIPVYLFLTGFNTLGIVRSTGLASRKTISLFAFIFFVSFLAAFIGVFPQSQVDIFSASGIIGFSLASFFKKYLGTHGALLTLFLLIAVNATLLFGFFFVDLVKAIKALIISLVSFIRDRKANQGEGPELVRKKKKLITPAKIFEKIKPEIKVYAPKVETDSNLTSQRASKEELKLKSASLRASVGNKDSANSGFDPQNEQPGKPFDPRNYKLPHPSLIKLPPYSDQRQSKDDIKSKIKELEKTLLDFGVEAKVVSVQKGPVVTMYEVSPQSGTKIQKISVLADDIALSMKSSHVRIVAPIPGKGTVGVEIPNSVKNFVFLREVIEEKAFTNATSKLSVAIGKDVSGNPVVADLTEMPHLLIAGATGAGKTICVNSLISSILFKARPDEVKFIMVDPKMVELAIFSGIPHLIHPIISEAKKAFLALNWATEEMERRYQLLADEGCRNIQAYNKKGKKLPYIVIIVDELADLMIVARDSIETTIQRLAQLSRAVGIHLVLATQRPSVDVITGVIKANFPSRISFKVASKVDSRTVLDSMGADKLLGNGDLLFLKPGALKLIRAQGSFLDDEDIEILANFVKVQGRPVYEEAISEAEKKAKTNLGSDELFDDAVKVILGARQASASILQRRMRVGYTRAARLLDIMEQEGIVGPFCGSKAREIIVEPEKYLAERGWL comes from the coding sequence ATGAAGCATCTCTCTTCTTTTCTGAAGAGTGTTACTTTATTCCTCGCTTCAATTCTGATTCTCTTCAGTCTTATATCTTACAATCCTGTTGATATTTCTTTTTTAACAGCCCCAAAAGCAGCCGCAATTACCAATCTTATTGGTATTGGTGGAGCCTATTTGGCATTCTTACTATTTTTTCTTATCGGCTATACAGCTTATTTTATTCCGGTCTATCTTTTTTTAACTGGTTTTAATACTTTGGGGATTGTGCGTTCTACCGGTTTAGCTAGTCGAAAGACAATCAGTCTATTTGCTTTTATATTTTTTGTTTCTTTCCTTGCGGCTTTTATTGGGGTATTTCCTCAAAGCCAGGTCGATATATTTAGTGCTTCTGGGATTATTGGTTTTTCTTTAGCTTCATTTTTTAAGAAATATCTTGGGACCCACGGCGCCTTACTTACTTTATTTCTACTTATAGCGGTAAACGCAACTCTTTTATTTGGTTTTTTCTTTGTCGATCTAGTTAAGGCAATTAAAGCTTTAATCATTAGTTTAGTTTCTTTTATTAGAGATCGAAAGGCTAATCAAGGAGAAGGACCTGAATTAGTACGCAAGAAAAAGAAATTGATAACACCGGCTAAAATATTTGAAAAAATAAAACCGGAGATAAAAGTATATGCGCCTAAGGTTGAAACTGATTCTAATTTAACTTCTCAGCGGGCCAGTAAAGAAGAGCTTAAGCTTAAAAGTGCTAGTTTAAGAGCTTCAGTTGGTAACAAAGATTCTGCCAATAGCGGTTTTGATCCTCAAAATGAGCAGCCGGGGAAACCTTTTGATCCGCGTAACTACAAGTTGCCTCATCCATCATTGATAAAGTTGCCCCCTTATTCTGATCAACGTCAGTCCAAAGATGATATAAAGTCTAAGATTAAGGAGTTAGAGAAAACCTTACTTGATTTCGGTGTTGAAGCCAAAGTGGTTAGTGTCCAGAAGGGGCCGGTGGTTACTATGTACGAAGTTTCTCCTCAGTCAGGTACGAAAATTCAGAAAATTTCAGTACTCGCTGATGATATAGCTTTATCAATGAAGTCTTCGCATGTTCGGATAGTCGCTCCGATTCCTGGAAAGGGGACGGTTGGTGTTGAGATTCCTAACAGCGTAAAGAACTTTGTATTTTTAAGAGAAGTTATTGAAGAAAAAGCTTTTACTAACGCTACCTCGAAACTCAGCGTTGCTATTGGAAAAGATGTTTCGGGGAATCCGGTGGTTGCCGATCTTACTGAGATGCCGCACCTTTTAATTGCCGGCGCAACCGGTGCCGGAAAAACCATCTGCGTTAACTCTTTAATTTCATCAATTCTTTTTAAAGCTCGACCGGATGAGGTTAAATTCATAATGGTTGATCCAAAAATGGTCGAACTAGCAATATTTTCCGGAATTCCTCATCTTATCCATCCGATTATCTCCGAAGCCAAAAAAGCATTTTTAGCTTTGAACTGGGCAACTGAAGAGATGGAAAGAAGATACCAGCTCTTGGCTGATGAAGGTTGTCGCAATATACAGGCTTACAATAAAAAAGGTAAAAAACTTCCTTATATCGTTATTATTGTTGATGAGTTGGCCGATTTAATGATAGTTGCTCGTGATAGCATTGAGACTACGATTCAAAGATTGGCTCAGCTTTCCCGGGCAGTAGGTATTCACTTGGTTTTAGCTACCCAGCGGCCATCAGTGGATGTTATTACCGGAGTAATTAAAGCTAACTTTCCTTCACGTATTTCTTTTAAGGTAGCTTCTAAGGTTGACTCGCGTACGGTTTTGGATTCAATGGGGGCTGATAAACTTCTTGGTAATGGAGATTTACTTTTCTTAAAGCCAGGCGCTTTAAAGTTAATTCGAGCTCAAGGTTCTTTTCTTGACGATGAAGATATCGAGATTCTTGCTAATTTTGTCAAAGTTCAAGGAAGGCCAGTTTATGAAGAGGCAATTTCTGAAGCTGAAAAGAAAGCTAAAACTAATCTAGGTAGCGATGAGCTATTTGATGATGCGGTAAAGGTTATTCTCGGTGCTCGTCAGGCTTCAGCTTCGATACTGCAACGAAGAATGCGGGTTGGTTATACCCGAGCCGCCCGATTGCTAGATATAATGGAGCAGGAGGGAATTGTTGGTCCGTTTTGCGGAAGCAAGGCTAGGGAGATTATAGTTGAGCCTGAGAAGTACTTAGCTGAAAGGGGTTGGTTATGA
- a CDS encoding helix-turn-helix domain-containing protein — protein sequence MIKELCHRLKEKRCALGYSIEYTVEKTKIHPSAIRDIESGDLTNISPIYLRGFMRIYAEFLGVDLGTALEEINSLSIPNKKAKFIRKVPVAKVGQEAKPKPAKISPELKKKILLIVLGLVLLWILVVVGGKIIGGIAKIFKGKPKQETIVQTENITTPLVTKGELLVSLTVKRKCFLRVVVDGTLYFDGLLAKGARESWKGKKEIELKISDGSAVYLEVNGKSIPTLTSLRKPIKSLKVTHSGISVDK from the coding sequence ATGATTAAAGAGCTATGTCATAGGTTGAAAGAGAAGCGTTGTGCTCTCGGCTATAGCATTGAATATACGGTTGAGAAAACCAAGATCCATCCTTCAGCGATTAGAGATATTGAATCCGGTGATCTTACTAATATAAGCCCGATCTACTTAAGGGGTTTCATGAGAATCTATGCAGAGTTTCTGGGGGTAGATTTAGGTACGGCCTTAGAAGAAATAAATTCTCTCAGTATTCCGAATAAGAAAGCTAAGTTTATCCGAAAAGTTCCAGTTGCCAAGGTAGGCCAAGAGGCTAAACCCAAACCAGCTAAGATATCACCGGAATTAAAAAAGAAAATCTTACTTATAGTTTTAGGTCTGGTTTTGCTTTGGATTTTAGTTGTAGTCGGCGGGAAAATTATTGGCGGAATAGCAAAAATATTTAAAGGTAAACCAAAACAGGAAACAATAGTCCAAACTGAGAATATAACTACCCCCTTAGTCACTAAGGGCGAACTTTTAGTTTCTCTGACCGTTAAACGAAAGTGTTTTTTAAGGGTAGTTGTTGATGGTACATTATACTTTGACGGACTTCTTGCTAAAGGGGCCCGGGAAAGTTGGAAAGGAAAAAAAGAGATAGAACTCAAGATAAGCGATGGTTCTGCAGTCTATTTAGAAGTGAACGGAAAGTCAATTCCCACCCTGACATCTCTACGAAAGCCGATAAAGAGCCTTAAGGTCACACATTCGGGCATCTCGGTTGATAAATAA